The stretch of DNA ggctaaaccctagaagctagcctatggtatgattgttgttgtcctacagactaaaccatccggtttatatagacaccggagggggcgaggattacacagagtcggttacaagggaggagatctacatatccgtattgccaaacttgccttccacaccaaggaaagtcccatccggacgcgggacgaagtcttcaatcttgtatcttcatagtccaacagtccggccaaaagatatagtctggctgtccggagaccccctaatccaggactcccttagacaCCGACGAAGAGCTGCGACATTACGATGTCACGTCTCGAACTCGTGTTGTCTAAGTAGTCCAACAATTTCTCATCTCATTGCGGTCGGCGTACGGTTTTCGACGGGACGGCGGCTGCAAAAGTGGTGCGTGCATGCATGTAAGTGTGTTGTGTGAAAGTGTATTGTGTGCGTGTTAATTAAATAACCATAACGTTCATCCTCAAAAAAGAAATAACCGTAGCGCTCTATGGATTTAACACAAAGTTGTGTAGAAGAGAGCCACATAGGTTAGCGTACGTGGGCATCAGTAGAGTATCACTGGTGTGATTCTCCAGTGATCCTTATTTTTTCTTGcccactaacaggtgggacccgcaTAGGTAGAGAGAGGGTGTTGTGATGTTTGACCAGTCAATAGAGTAAAATACGAAGTTATATGATAagccagtgatcgtataatcatCTTAAGTCGTATATAATGACCGTATTGACCATATTCTTAAATACGATGACCAAAGTAAGCTTTCGACACAAGTTCAATAACCACAGATGCATTTTACTCTTTAAGGATTTGCTAAGTGAGGTATCTGATTGTGGAAGCAGACATTTAAGGGGTGACTGATCACGGGCACATCCTCGGATGTTTAAGGGAGCGGATTTGCAAAGTCCGGCTATAGTTGCTAGTGAGGTGAGAGAGGAGGATGCTCAAATAAAACCCATATTAAAGTAAACTTAATTTATTAGAATCCTTTTAGAACAGATACACATTGGCAAGACTTTACGGAATCTAATACACTATGAGCCATTGCTCGAGGCCCTGAGTTCCTATATTTTTGTTTGTGTCTAAATTTTCCATACCAACAATTAGTTCGCTAAATTTTACTTAGTTGATATTTTGCTTTGCCGGtctcagagcatctccaacaaccgcGTGATATAAGTGCCGCGCTGAAAAAATACAGTTTTTTATGCGCACAGCCGCTCCGGGCGCTTCAGCGGAGGCGCAAAAAACGCGTGCGCGGCATAAGTTGTTCAGCGCATCGGGCAAAACGGTGTCGCGCGCCGCTTATTTCGTGTGCTCGCTCCCGCGTGCTGCACACTCGAGCGCCCGCGCCGCACCCTCTCCGGCCACGTCGCGTTCGCTTCGCCCGTGCCGCCGCCGGCAAATTCTCCCGATGGACGGCCACGCCAACATccccctcaccccttcctacaCCTGcgacccctccgccgccgccggcgcaaACCCTAGCGCGGGGAGCTTTGGCTTCGCCTTCGGCGGTGTTCCTCCAGGCACCAGTCTTGCGTGCCGCCTTTTCATGGCACCACGGATGACCTGGGTGGCGAGTGGCGTTGCGCCGGCGTCCGCTGTGAAGCCACGTGCCCCTCTCTCCAAGCTCCCAAATGTGGCGGTGGCGAAGGCGGGCAAGGTGTCCgggaagaagaacaaggcggcaGACGACTCCTCTAGGCGGCCGAAGAAGAAACTTGCAGGGCGTGCGACAGATGCGGCGGCGACCGAAGCACCGGCGAGCTCGCTTGTTGCGCCGGCGGCCGATGcgcacaaggtgttcgatgaaatgcccacaAGGTAAAATTTGGCCCACTTTTTTCGTTATTGTTTTTTGAATGCATATGGATAACTTATTTGTTTTGTTGTATATACTTTGTAGTTTCAATGATGAGACAtatatgtcaactatgggtgtcGGCTCCAACAATTCTCATTGGTCTCAAAGCAATTATGTGCATTTCGATGGtcatgagtttgaggtggacgaggatgGTGAGGGTATCGTCGATGCACCGAAAGAAAGAGCGGGCAACTACACCATCGACGAAGACATCTTGATATGCAATCCATGGTTGCAAGTGTCTGGGGATGCCACCGTTGGAGGGGACCAAAGTAGATATGCATATTGGATCCGTATGAAGGAGCACTTTGATTTACACAACAGAAGTGGAATTGACCGCACAGAATGATCTCTTCGCTCCCAGTGGTCGACAATCAACAAAGATTGTCAAAGGTGGGCGGCAGCACTTAAGGTGGTTAACACGTTAAACCCAAGTGGCACTAATGATAGAAATAGGGTAAGTGCCATTTCTTTCACGATTCTTCCATGTTCATGCTTCTTCTTGGTGTTTCAAGTGCTAACTTGTTCTTTTGTTTGTAGCTTACTATTGCACAAAACTTATTTCAAGgagaggagaagaagaccaagaaagggaagatcaagaaagggagACCATTTACCTTGCCTCGTTGATATGATGcgttgaaggatgatgagaaatggaagcccCGTGAAGGTGTCGATGAGGAGAGCAACAAACGCAAGCGAACTATTGAtttggatgacgaggaggaggaggcatcaagtgatgacggcaagagaagccctaCACCAAACTCAGTTGCGTACTCCAGGCCAAAAAGACCAAATGGATGCAAGAaagacagaaaagaaaagaaaaagaggaaaggagatgatgagctaaAAATGATATGTAAGCTATTGTGAACGCAAGAAAGGAAGCGAACGAGGTGAGGAagatggcaaggaaccaagatgtgGCGGCCGAGaagaggaggttggcggccgaggagaggaaggtggcattGGAAGAGAAAAAATTGACCATGGAGGAGAAAACTAGATTGTTGGAATCGGAGAAGTACTTGTTTTTTATGGACACATCGATGAGAAGCAGAAAGAGTACGTCAATCTTGcccgtgaagaagtcttgatccaaaaaaagCCATGGCCATGGGAGGCATGTGAGCTACTACAGGAGGCATGGGTGGCATGGTCGGCATGgctaccatgggaggcatgggtggcttcagaGCTACCATGGGcgacatgggaggcatgggtggcttcggagctaccatgggcggcatgagaggcatgggtggcttcggagctacCATGAGAGGCATGGAAGCACCTTCGGGTGACATGGGTGGACGCATATCTTTCGGTGTGCCTCATATACCTTCGCATGATGccattgaagatcttgccaacaccttcCGAGCTCCCTATGATGATGCGACACGACACAATGAAGAGGAGGAGAAAGAATCGTCTTTGGATGAGGATGAAGAATAGAAGGAAGAGGAGGACGAAGATGAGGATGCGACATTTTTTCGACAAAGGCAATATGTTAATATCGCGGATATACcaattacacccggcctctgcaacaACGCAATATCGTAAAGAGACtgcggatgcacacagccaaaaacaataagaagaagaagaagaagaagaagaagaagaagaagaagaaagatccAACAACAGTGATCAATTACTCGTAGCTACATCACGAACCACCGCCTAGACAACACCCGAAGTCCTAGTTTTCCAAAAGTGATGCCTCGAAGAAGGAAACAGTGCAGAAGCACCGTCATCGTCCGATCCTAaatcttaggttttcaccctggAGAAGATTCGCGTtctcaaaacaatgccttcaacaaggccaGACCTTGGGTTTTCACCCTGAAAGTTAAGACCCAGTACTCCGCTTGTGCTGCCGCCCCCACTTGCTGATGCCGCTGCCACGAGTCATGAATCACTAAGCAAAATCCTCATCGTCGTGAAGACTCGATCCGCCATTTGTTTGTGTGAACTTTTATGTCATGAACTTGGTTGGTtgatttgaacttggttggatgataaTGTGATGTGGCATGATTTTAAACTTTTATGTCATGAACTTGGTTTAGTGATTTTAAACTATGCTATGTCTTGTTTTGATGTTTGAAATATCAACATATTATCTTTAAAATAAACATATTGCAAGCGCGGCTGTTCCCGCGCTGTAGTTTGGCgcgtctgctggagcggcgcgcgtaaTTTTTTGCAGTGGTAGCTGGAGCCAGTGTCTCGCGGCACGTAAAAACTGCCTATTCCAGTACTATAAACGCCTTTTAACGCGCCGCTTGTTGCGCGGCTGTTGGTGATGCTTCATATAAGCATTAGCCCATGCTAAAACGTTGGCAATCATCGAAACAAGAACCAATATGTTGGACACGGCCAAATAATTGGTAAGGTAGATTTGGTGGCACAGCGCAAAGGAACCCTTGCGTGCCAACACCTCTCTCGTTTTTTTGGCACAACATGCGGATGCCTTGGCCCTTGAGCACTGTGTATGTACGTACCTCTTTTCTATATAATGCAGAAGAGCTGGTCACTCTCCAAAACCAGCTACAGCCTAGAGCTGAGCATTGCATTTGGTGATAGACTGGCGCTTGCTCACCCTGCCATGACGTCCAAGGTAGCCAACAGCTCCGGCAGCGACAATGCGGATGCCAAGCTATCGCCGTCGGGGCTCCCCGTCCGGGAGGTCCCGGGCGGCTACGGCGTTCCCTTCTTGTCGCCGCTGCGCGACCGCCTTGACTACTACTACTTCCAGGGCGCGGAGGAGTACTTCCGCTCCCGCATCGCCCGGAACGGCGGCGCCACCGTGCTGCGCGTCAACATGCCCCCCGGGCCGTTCATCACCGCCGACTCCCGCGTCGTTGCCTTCCTCGACGCGCGCAGCTTCAGCGTGCTCCTCGACGACGCCAAGGTCGACAAGACCGACACACTCGACGGGACCTTCATGCCCTCCCTCGCGCTCTTCGGCGGCTACCGCCCGCTCGCCTTCCTCGACGCTGCCGACCCCCGCCATGCCGCGCTAAAGCGCGTCATGATCAGCCTCGCCGCCGCGCGGATGCACCACGTCGCGCCGGTCTTCCGCATCGCCTTCGGCGCCGTGTTCGACGCCGCCGACGCCGGCCTCGGCGACGGCCCCGTTCAGTTCAACAAGCTCAACGAGCACCACATGTTCGACTTCACCTGCTCCGCGCTGTTCGGCGGCACGCCGCCGAGCAAGGCCATGGGCGACGGCGCCGTGACCAAGGCCATCAAGTGGCTCGGCGTGCAGCTGCACCCGCTCGCGAGTAAGATCATCAAGCCGTGGCTGCTCGAGGATCTCCTTCTCCACACCTTCCGCCTGCCACCGTTGCTGGTTCGCC from Triticum dicoccoides isolate Atlit2015 ecotype Zavitan chromosome 6A, WEW_v2.0, whole genome shotgun sequence encodes:
- the LOC119316659 gene encoding allene oxide synthase 4-like produces the protein MQKSWSLSKTSYSLELSIAFGDRLALAHPAMTSKVANSSGSDNADAKLSPSGLPVREVPGGYGVPFLSPLRDRLDYYYFQGAEEYFRSRIARNGGATVLRVNMPPGPFITADSRVVAFLDARSFSVLLDDAKVDKTDTLDGTFMPSLALFGGYRPLAFLDAADPRHAALKRVMISLAAARMHHVAPVFRIAFGAVFDAADAGLGDGPVQFNKLNEHHMFDFTCSALFGGTPPSKAMGDGAVTKAIKWLGVQLHPLASKIIKPWLLEDLLLHTFRLPPLLVRRDYADLTAYFAEAAAGFLNDADKAQSGISRDELLHNLVFTAIFNAYGGFKIFLPHVIKWLARAGPALHARLASEVRAAVPNGSDITVSAVDKMPLVKSVVWEALRMNPPVEFQYGRARQDLVVESHAAAYQVRKGEMLFGYQPLATRDERVFKQAGEFVPDRFVGGEGRLLGNVVWSNGPENSEPAEGNKQCPGKDMVVAVGRLMVAELFRRYDTFTADVKEMPLEPVVTFTSLTRAKAE